A window of the Limanda limanda chromosome 8, fLimLim1.1, whole genome shotgun sequence genome harbors these coding sequences:
- the polg gene encoding DNA polymerase subunit gamma-1 translates to MLRVSRRPLHQSLVCLRWTCSRSRFCTRPGSLQGEDSTETRLNPLKIQMLSKNLHEQIFRGLEPEYGEEDVERGVKHLQKHQLWGKETSLLPDVELKLDQMFGENIDEHFRILAQNQSLPYLVAAIELQQAELPPMPQEWKWEVGWTRYGPGGESQKVDFPDESALVFDVEVCVTEGRCPTLATAVSPTNWYSWCSKRLIEERYSWSNQLTLADLIPLETPMNSAYPPGGQWKHRLVVGHHVSFDRSFIKEQYLLKSSKVRFMDTMSLHMAISGLTGFQRTLWMANKLGKRRGLQGVKDHMKKTGQKKQGSMLGSWDWVNFGSINNLADVHALYVGGPPLQKEAREIFVKGSMMDVRSSFQELMQYCAMDVQATHQVFSEQLPLFMERCPHPVTFAGMLEMGVSYLPVNQNWDRYIEDSQDVYEELQREMKKTLMTLADDACQLLQDDRYKEDPWLWDLEWDVQEFKLKKVPVRKKKQVKETVEAQVVSPPAESEEDPGPPSEEEVEDSFPGRLAVERLKETVNQLPKRRQHLPGHPGWYRKLCEKMSEGASWSPGAGLISLQMRLTPKLMGLTWDGFPLHYTEKHGWGYLVPGRRDNLHSQEEDEDDAGPVCPHRAIESVYRDHCEQNSKDQPECLDSSLSDDLMMTDSAVWAKVEELSSLESLMDEDGVRTTRTKNTSQEPHYVPENSRCDYHHGNGPHNDVDIPGCWFFKLPHKDGNQNNVGSPFSKDFLAKMEDGTLRAGRSGSNATRALEINKMMSFWRNAHKRISSQMVLWLRKGELPRTVIRHKEFDDEGQYGAILPQVVTAGTVTRRAVEPTWLTASNARRDRVGSELKAMVQVPPGYHLVGADVDSQELWIAAVLGEAHFAGLHGCTAFGWMTLQGKKSQGTDLHSRIADAVGISREHAKVFNYGRIYGAGQPFAERLLMQFNHRLSQTEAVSKARQMYAMTKGIRRYGLSEDGEWLVNELDIEVEREEDGSVTLQELRRISRLAAKSTRRKRWDIVGKRLWAGGTESDMFNKLESIAHSAQPATPVLGCRISRALEPEAVKDEFITSRVNWVVQSSAVDYLHLMLVAMKWLFEEYNIDGRFCISIHDEVRYLVRSEDRYRAALALQITNLLTRSAFAHALGMQDLPQSVAFFSAVDIDQCLRKEVNMDCDTPSNPTGLERRYGLPPGEALDIYEILNITKGSLNKDR, encoded by the exons ATGCTGCGTGTGTCCCGCCGTCCCCTGCATCAGTCTCTGGTCTGTCTGCGATGGACGTGCTCACGCTCCCGCTTCTGCACCAGGCCTGGCTCCCTCCAGGGCGAGGACTCCACAGAGACCCGCCTGAATCCCCTCAAAATTCAGATGCTGTCAAAGAACCTCCATGAGCAGATCTTCCGAGGCCTGGAACCAGAATACGGAGAGGAGGACGTGGAGCGCGGCGTGAAACACTTGCAGAAGCACCAGCTGTGGGGGAAAGAAACGTCACTGTTGCCCGACGTGGAGCTGAAACTGGATCAGATGTTTGGGGAAAATATCGATGAGCACTTTCGAATCCTGGCTCAGAATCAGAGTCTCCCCTACCTCGTGGCTGCCATCGAGCTGCAGCAGGCCGAGCTCCCCCCCATGCCACAGGAATGGAAGTGGGAGGTTGGCTGGACACGCTACGGGCCCGGGGGGGAGAGTCAGAAGGTGGATTTCCCCGATGAGTCTGCGCTGGTGTTTGATGTGGAGGTGTGCGTGACGGAGGGACGGTGTCCTACGCTGGCTACTGCCGTGTCTCCCACTAACTg GTATTCCTGGTGCAGTAAGCGTCTGATTGAAGAGCGGTACTCCTGGTCAAACCAGTTGACCCTCGCTGACCTCATACCTCTTGAGACACCTATGAACTCTGCCTATCCTCCGGGGGGCCAGTGGAAGCACCGGCTCGTAGTGGGCCACCATGTCAGCTTTGACCGATCTTTCATTAAGGAGCAATACTTACTAAAG AGTTCAAAGGTGCGCTTCATGGACACCATGAGCCTTCACATGGCTATATCAGGACTGACTGGGTTCCAGCGCACACTATGGATGGCCAACAAGCTGGGAAAGAGGAGGGGTCTTCAGGGGGTCAAGGACCATATGAAGAAAACTGGACAGAAAAAGCAGGGTTCAAtg CTTGGCTCCTGGGACTGGGTGAATTTTGGCAGCATTAATAACCTTGCTGATGTCCATGCACTGTACGTGGGCGGGCCGCCGCTGCAGAAGGAGGCCAGAGAGATCTTTGTGAAGGGCAGCATGATGGATGTCAGGAGCAGCTTCCAG GAGTTGATGCAGTATTGCGCAATGGATGTTCAGGCCACCCATCAAGTCTTCTCCGAGCAGCTGCCCCTGTTCATGGAGAG GtgtcctcatccagtgacgtTTGCAGGGATGCTGGAAATGGGTGTGAGCTACCTTCCTGTCAATCAGAACTGGGATCGGTACATTGAAGATTCTCAAGACGTTTACGAAGAGCtccagagagagatgaagaagactCTGATGACTCTAGCTGATGATGCCtgccagctgctgcaggacgacag ATATAAAGAAGACCCCTGGCTCTGGGATCTCGAGTGGGATGTGCAGGAGTTCAAACTGAAGAAAGTACCAGTCAGAAAGAAGAAACAAGTGAAAGAAACTGTTGAAGCACAAGTTGTTAGTCCTCCTGCAGAATCGGAAGAAG ATCCAGGCCCACCGTctgaagaggaggtggaggactcTTTCCCCGGCAGGCTGGCTGTAGAGAGGCTGAAGGAAACGGTGAATCAACTTCCTAAGAGAAGGCAACATCTGCCTGGACATCCAGG ATGGTATCGTAAGCTGTGTGAGAAGATGTCTGAGGGGGCCAGCTGGTCGCCTGGAGCCGGCCTGATCAGTCTGCAGATGAGACTGACGCCTAAGCTGATGGGTCTGACATGGGATGGTTTCCCTCTACATTACACAGAGAAACACGGGTGGGGCTATCTGGTACCGGGACGCAGGGATAACCTTCACtctcaggaggaagatgaggatgacGCAGGGCCTGTGTGCCCGCACAG AGCTATTGAGAGCGTTTACAGGGACCATTGTGAGCAGAACAGCAAAGACCAGCCTGAGTGTCTGGACTCCTCCCTATCAGATGACCTCATGATGACGGACAGCGCAGTGTGGGCAAAG GTGGAGGAGTTAAGTTCCCTGGAAAGTTTGATGGACGAAGATGGAGTCAGAACGACAAGGACCAAAAACACA TCCCAGGAACCACATTACGTCCCAGAGAATAGTCGGTGCGATTATCACCATGGAAACGGGCCCCACAATGATGTAGATATCCCAGGGTGCTGGTTTTTCAAATTGCCTCACAAG GACGGCAACCAAAACAATGTCGGCAGTCCTTTCTCGAAGGACTTTCTGGCCAAGATGGAGGATGGAACTCTCAGGGCAGGACGGAGTGGATCCAATGCTACACGGGCGCTGGAGATCAACAAAATGATGTCCTTCTGGAGGAATGCCCATAAACGTATCAG CTCTCAGATGGTGCTGTGGTTGCGAAAAGGAGAGCTTCCTCGTACTGTCATCAG ACACAAGGAGTTTGATGACGAGGGCCAGTATGGTGCCATATTACCTCAGGTCGTCACCGCGGGAACGGTAACACGTCGAGCCGTGGAGCCGACGTGGCTGACGGCCAGTAACGCACGG CGGGACCGGGTGGGCAGTGAGCTGAAGGCCATGGTGCAGGTGCCTCCTGGGTACCACCTGGTGGGAGCAGACGTGGACTCTCAGGAGCTGTGGATTGCTGCTGTGCTCGGAGAGGCTCACTTCGCCGGCCTGCACG GTTGCACAGCGTTTGGCTGGATGACCCTTCAGGGAAAGAAGAGCCAGGGCACGGACCTGCACAGCCGCATCGCTGATGCTGTGGGAATCAGCAGGGAGCACGCCAAGGTGTTCAACTACGGACGCATCTATGGTGCAGGGCAACCTTTTGCCGAGAGGCTGCTGATGCAGTTCAACCACCGCCTCAGTCAGACAGAAGCTGTCAGCAAAGCCAGGCAGATGTATGCCATGACAAAGGGAATACGCAG ATATGGTCTGTCCGAGGATGGCGAGTGGCTGGTCAATGAACTGGAcatagaggtggagagggaggaagatggaAGCGTCACTTTGCAGGAGTTGCGCAGGATCAGTCGACTGGCCGCAAAGAG CACTCGGAGGAAGAGGTGGGACATTGTTGGGAAACGTCTGTGGGCTGGAGGAACTGAGTCGGACATGTTCAACAAGCTGGAGAGTATAGCTCACTCAGCACAGCCAGCCACTCCGGTTCTCGGCTGCAGGATTAGCAGAGCTCTGGAGCCCGAGGCAGTCAAGGATGAG TTCATCACCAGCAGAGTGAACTGGGTGGTCCAGAGCTCAGCAGTGGACTACCTGCACCTGATGCTGGTGGCCATGAAGTGGCTCTTTGAGGAGTACAACATCGACGGCCGCTTCTGCATCAGCATCCACGACGAGGTGCGGTACCTGGTCCGCAGTGAAGACCGGTACCGAGCAGCACTGGCACTGCAGATCACCAACCTGCTCACCAG GAGTGCGTTTGCTCACGCGCTGGGTATGCAGGACCTTCCCCAGTCAGTAGCTTTCTTCAGCGCTGTTGACATTGACCAGTGTCTGAGGAAGGAGGTCAACATGGACTGTGACACCCCCTCTAACCCCACAGGTCTGGAACGCAGATACGGTCTGCCACCCG GTGAAGCCTTGGACATCTATGAAATCCTCAACATCACTAAAGGCTCCCTGAACAAAGACAGGTAG
- the LOC133009132 gene encoding Golgi apparatus membrane protein TVP23 homolog A-like: MFLNRCTDEEHVPSAWKQQQHRQDGALAPPSGVDDCDPTMADETEDVELNEQERTRGGAVMMRHPVASFFHLFFRVLAIVAYLLCDWISKNFASCFVLIITLLSFDFWSVKNVTGRLLVGLRWWNQIDEDGRSLWVFEAKKTSRGNNTGTEIEERIFWLGLIICPLIWTVFFFTCLFSLKMKWLYLIVASISLQAANLYGFLRCKAVGQDGRPPDSRSFTGRHLLQRPDLIFGIL, encoded by the exons atgtttttaaatcgCTGCACAGACGAGGAGCATGTTCCTTCAGCGTGgaagcagcaacaacacagGCAAGACGGGGCGCTAGCGCCTCCCAGCGGAGTGGATGACTGCGACCCG ACGATGGCGGATGAGACGGAGGATGTGGAGCTGAACGAGCAGGAGAGGACGCGAGGAGGCGCAGTCATGATGAG ACACCCGGTGGCCTCCTTCTTCCACCTGTTCTTCCGGGTGCTTGCCATCGTGGCCTATCTGCTCTGTGACTGGATCAGCAAGAACTTTGCCTCGTGTTTCGTCCTGATCATAACTCTGCTTTCTTTTGACTTCTGGTCCGTCAAG AATGTGACTGGCAGGTTGCTGGTGGGCCTGCGCTGGTGGAATCAGATCGACGAGGATGGAAGGAGCCTCTGGGTGTTTGAGGCCAAAAAA ACCTCCCGGGGAAACAACACTGGGACCGAGATAGAGGAGAGGATATTCTGGCTGGGTTTAATCATCTGTCCTCTCATCTGGACGGTGTTCTTCTTCACCTGCCTGTTCTCCCTGAAGATGAAGTGGCTG TATCTGATCGTGGCTAGCATTTCCCTCCAAGCGGCCAACCTCTATGGTTTTCTACGCTGCAAGGCGGTGGGACAAGATGGCCGGCCTCCAGACTCCCGCTCTTTCACGGGACGGCACCTCCTGCAGCGC CCAGACCTCATCTTCGGGATACTATGA
- the fanci gene encoding Fanconi anemia group I protein gives MKAFVDRIVSLSDGGSAAELEKYLSSLKDDQLIKVITSSALKGKMVGAIVKGIFEGSPSSSTEGSNRKLLVYQHCIPLCESGDLQTEVAADIIGLLMLETHTLSGPSLAQLAALFVEAIKVGKMGSGKSLELFPTVLTALAACDSLSFGKGELSGEEYKKQLINSLCSSRWDPQCVIHLTTMFRDVPLSPEELQFLVEKVLRMFTKLDLQEIPPLVYQLLLLSAKGGKKQILDGIIGYFKEQDIHQEKEQKHGESLDLEVLSIPQDQLRHVEGTAILHIVFSIRLDHDLGREFLKSFKTSYGELCPFSAALMLSVARIQRYEEQVFDLLKGAIIKSFKDEQLQQGSKFLQDVLPGHCSVARMILDTVKNSVFGWDHVTQGLVQLGFFLMDTFGPKPGPFGKISEGSSTVARTPNQQACKLGGQVLLQGFKMHEPIRGEILEQVLNRLVTKTASPVNHYLDLFSDIVISAPMILLESSSKVTETFDHLSYLPLATVQGLLKAVQPLLKVSMSLKDSLILVLRKAMFSSQLDGRKSAVTGFLLLLKNFKVLGSLSSSQCSQAISSSQVQVDVHSRYNSAANEAFCLEILSSLRRCLGQQADVRLMLYEGFYDVLRRNSQLASSIMQTLFSQLGRCYESEQDLLPPVKLEPCITAHGDQVFLQEPLGHLVSCTVHCLLCLQSMRRSANPHADDSDEEEEEEGYLSELQTILESMTKRMIKSELEDFELDKSAEFSIGSSVGVKNNIYAVLVMGVYEVLMEYNFIKANYSKSHFEELLQLFDRYHKLSEILKEKSGKVRVPSHKTPRSLLSLGFVSTLLTVLFRDSTQSREEALSVLRSSGEFLRYAACVALQKIQQLEETGHTDGPDGQNTDRTFRFLCDMTSVLMWRYTNIPSVVEEAGKKEKRCSLSLLCLEGLLRIFTTCQQRYPHKMAQLLTNMEIAEDDQQQDDGDVTEMNFFYIRQFQRALFTQLSGGEEDFNSKEAQLLVSILSVLSHQLKPSSQQFVQMITWTVKICKETSFEDAAFSKGLLSLLFNLHVLYKSPVSLLLELCQDIHSQLGDIDQDVEVEKQSHYAIVNIKTATTAALLVLSQVDRVLDEVEWLITRRKSQTTSDKSDSGEATQTEGQQDPIEKAVTLQLGTLLTALNELVQTALLSGTCTITLLREMRRTYTILTTLVKYYIQVCTTQHGLLPARFEKLVKLSGSHLTPQCYSFITYVQSGEVIGGDDKKKKKRNETNVAGSAKLLRETKAIPDLIFSIEQYEKYLITLSKKSKVNLMQYMKLSTSRDFRIIATTVDAALQEQDDTQEPTESQDTEETPEPKQKKRKQ, from the exons ATGAAGGCTTTCGTGGACAGAATAGTCTCCCTGTCAGATGGAGGCAGTGCCGCTGAACTTGAGAAGTACCTGTCCTCCCTCAAAGATGACCAG TTAATCAAAGTGATCACCAGCAGCGCATTGAAGGGGAAGATGGTCGGGGCCATAGTTAAAGGTATATTTGAAG GCTCTCCTTCCAGTTCCACTGAGGGATCAAACCGCAAACTTCTTGTTTATCAGCACTGCATCCCCCTGTGTGAGTCCGGGGACCTTCAGACCGAGGTGGCGGCTGATATCATTGGACTGCTGATGCTTgag ACTCATACACTGTCCGGACCCTCCCTTGCACAACTGGCGGCTCTTTTTGTTGAAGCCATTAAGGTGGGAAAAATGGGTAGTGGGAAATCGCTGGAGCTTTTTCCTACAGTGCTGACTGCCCTTGCAGCCTGTGATTCCTTGTCTTTTGGCAAAG GTGAACTCAGTGGTGAGGAATACAAGAAGCAGCTGATCAACAGTCTATGCTCAAGCAG ATGGGAcccacagtgtgttatccacctGACAACCATGTTCAG GGATGTGCCCCTGTcaccagaggagctgcagttCCTGGTGGAGAAAGTACTGCGAATGTTCACTAAACTGGATCTGCAGGAGATTCCACCGCTGGTTtaccagctgctgcttctgtctgcaaag GGTGGTAAGAAACAGATCCTGGATGGAATCATCGGATATTTTAAGGAGCAAGACATTCACCAGGAGAAAGAGCAAAAACATGGAGA GAGCCTGGATCTAGAGGTTCTGTCCATTCCTCAGGACCAGTTACGACACGTGGAGGGCACCGCCATCCTCCACATCGTCTTTTCTATACGACTGGACCATGACCTCGGGAGAGAATTCCTCAAAAGCTTTAAG ACGTCATATGGCGAGCTGTGTCCTTTCAGTGCTGCACTGATGCTCTCAGTCGCACGTATCCAACGCTACGAAGAGCAG GTGTTTGACCTTTTGAAGGGGGCGATCATCAAGAGCTTCAAGgacgagcagctgcagcaggggtCAAAGTTCCTGCAGGACGTCCTGCCTGGACACTGCAGTGTAGCTCGAATGATACTGGACACAGTCAAGAACAG CGTGTTTGGGTGGGATCATGTGACCCAGGGTTTGGTGCAGCTGGGGTTTTTCCTCATGGACACATTTGGACCCAAACCCGGTCCATTTGGGAAGATTTCAGAGGGGTCTTCTACCGTAGCCAGGACCCCAAATCAGCAGGCATGCAAACTGGGAGGTCAGGTGCTTCTCCAAGGCTTCAAG ATGCACGAGCCTATCAGAGGTGAGATACTGGAGCAGGTTTTAAATCGACTGGTCACAAAGACAGCCTCGCCTGTCAATCATTACTTAG ATCTTTTCTCTGACATCGTGATCTCTGCTCCCATGATCCTCCTGGAGTCGTCGTCCAAGGTGACAGAGACATTCGACCACCTGTCATACCTGCCCTTAGCCACAGTTCAGGGTCTACTAAAAGCTGTTCAG CCGCTGCTCAAGGTCAGCATGTCCTTGAAAGACTCTTTGATTCTAGTTCTGCGCAAGGCCATGTTCTCCAG CCAGCTGGACGGCAGGAAGTCTGCAGTCACTGGCTTCTTGTTGCTGCTCAAGAACTTCAAGGTGTTGGGCAGCTTGTCGTCGAGCCAGTGTAGCCAGGCGATCTCCTCCAGCCAG GTCCAAGTGGATGTTCATTCACGTTACAACTCAGCTGCCAACGAAGCGTTCTGTCTGGAGATCCTCAGCAGCCTGCGGCGCTGCCTGGGCCAGCAGGCGGATGTGCGGCTTATGCTTTATGAG GGATTCTACGATGTTCTCCGTCGCAACTCTCAGCTTGCAAGCTCCATCATGCAGACACTGTTCTCACAG CTGGGGCGGTGCTATGAGTCAGAACAAGACCTCCTGCCCCCGGTGAAGCTGGAGCCATGCATCACAGCTCATGGAGACCAGGTCTTCCTCCAGGAGCCACTG GGCCATCTGGTGAGCTGCACTGTACACTGCCTGCTGTGTCTGCAGAGCATGCGTCGATCAGCCAATCCCCACGCTGATGAcagcgatgaagaggaggaggaggaaggatacCTGTCTGAACTACAGACGATCCTCGAGAGCATGACGAAACGCATGATCAAGAGCGAACTGGAGGACTTTGAACtg GACAAGTCGGCAGAGTTCTCCATCGGTTCCAGTGTGGGGGTGAAGAATAACATCTATGCAGTGCTGGTGATGGGAGTGTATGAAGTTCTCATGGAGTACAACTTCATCAAAGCCAACTACAG TAAAAGTCACTTTGAGGAACTCTTGCAGCTGTTTGACCGCTACCACAAGCTTTCTGAGATTTTGAAGGAGAAATCTGGAAAAGTTCGAGTGCCCTCACACAAGACCCCCCGAAGTTTACTCTCTCTGGGATTCGTATCAactctcctcactgtgcttttCAG AGACAGTACTCAGAGCCGAGAGGAGGCTCTCTCAGTGCTGCGCTCTAGTGGAGAATTTCTGCGCTATGCGGCATGTGTAGCCTTGCAGAAGATCCAGCAGTTGGAGGAAACTGGCCACACAGACGGCCCAGATGGACAGAACACGGACCGGACTTTCCGCTTCCTCTGTGACATGACAAG CGTGCTGATGTGGCGTTACACCAACATCCCCAGCgtggtggaggaggcggggaAGAAGGAGAAGCGCTGCAGcctgtctcttctgtgtctggAAGGGCTGCTCAGGATCTTCACAACCTGCCAGCAGCGCTACCCACACAAGATGGCCCAGCTCCTCACCAACATGG AAATTGCAGAAGACGATCAACAGCAAGACGATGGCGACGTTACAGAGATGAACTTCTTTTACATCCGACAGTTTCAG agagcgctgttCACTCAGTtaagcggaggagaggaggacttCAACAGCAAAGAGGCTCAGCTGCTGGTCAGCATCTTGAGCGTGCTCTCCCACCAGCTGAAACCCTCCTCCCAACAG TTTGTTCAGATGATCACGTGGACTGTGAAAATCTGCAAGGAGACCAGTTTCG AGGATGCTGCTTTCTCCAAGGGgctgctctctcttctcttcaacCTACATGTTCTCTATAAGAGTCCTGTGAGCCTGTTGCTTGAGCTCTGCCAAGACATCCACAGCCAGCTGGGCGATATCGATCAG GACGTGGAGGTAGAGAAACAGTCTCATTATGCCATCGTCAACATAAAGACTGCGACAACAGCAGCG CTGCTGGTCCTGTCTCAGGTGGACAGGGTGCTCGATGAGGTGGAGTGGCTGATCACCAGAAGGAAGAGCCAGACGACCTCTGACAAATCAGACTCCG GTGAAGCCACCCAGACTGAAGGTCAGCAGGATCCGATAGAGAAAGCGGTGACGCTGCAGCTCGGGACTCTTCTGACCGCATTGAACGAGCTGGTCCAGACGGCTCTGCTCTCTGGCACCTGCACCATCACACTGCTGAGAGAAATGCGTCGCACGTACACCATCCTCACCACCCTGGTCAAATAT TACATTCAGGTTTGCACCACCCAGCATGGTTTGCTCCCTGCGCGCTTCGAGAAGCTG GTCAAACTGTCGGGCTCACACCTAACACCACAGTGctactctttcatcacatatgtGCAG AGCGGTGAAGTTATTGGTGGAGAtgacaagaagaaaaagaaaaggaatgaaACCAACGTCGCTGGTTCT GCAAAACTTCTGCGAGAGACCAAGGCCATCCCTGATTTGATCTTCAGCATCGAACAGTACGAGAAATATCTCATCACACTCTCAAAGAAATCAAAG GTAAATCTGATGCAGTACATGAAGCTGAGCACCTCCAGAGATTTCCGCATCATTGCTACTACTGTGGACGCAGCGCTGCAGGAGCAGGACGACACCCAGGAG CCCACGGAGtcacaggacacagaggagacaccagaacccaaacagaagaagagaaaacagtga